One region of Thermus thermamylovorans genomic DNA includes:
- a CDS encoding tetratricopeptide repeat protein, with the protein MRFLGAFLALGLALATPLEPLEEARGHYGAGRMEAVLRALTPLLQGYDPPEEALLLAGFAHYRLGQFPQALDLFSRLVGTLKGGPEALYGFGLTLRALGDPEGARSALGWALREGYREAEAVLKTLPPPPPPAPKTRKTPPPFAAREGRFWVEGKPFPVRGVNLGVALPGRFPAEFPEEEALYRAWLELLRAMGANSVRTYTLLPPAFYRALLHHNLLHKDRPLYLFQGVWTELPEDEGYPDWEGPFLEKFLLEGREVLDALHGNLRRPPRPGHAHGNYTADVSPWTLGLLVGREFEPYSVEAYDGRHPGRTYRGRFLEAAPEASPFAAYLAEVLDRLAGYEWEAYGTFRPMGFVNWPTLDPLRWESEASFQEEYLLRRARGERVEPPRAGPLHEEDTVSLDPTHLRPTPGSPLTLFAAYHVYPYYPDFLVNEPGLAPDRYRRYLERLEAHHHPMPLLIAEFGLPTSRGIAHFHPEGLHHGGHSEEAQAERVIALWQDISELDLAGGVVFALLDEWFKKNWLFAPFEAGERNPFWHNLLDPEENYGLLAATARGAFRLDGKAEEWEGVPFLLREEGRFLKTHADPEYLWLLYRGPLPLRLHLDTVPGGVPVAEGFGAEFYLEVGPEGGRLLIEAGYYPFRELDHGLPGTEHLVFRGPSRPGEGPFVPFFLEPNRRRTGRDGTDYPRAVYELGRLREGQDPPGARDPTADYALGEGGLLELRLPWGLLLVADPSSRLAWYAPEPVPIGGIGLLLEGAPPLRFTWSPWEEPPFALRLKPLYFRLQRLWGGGP; encoded by the coding sequence GTGCGCTTTCTGGGGGCGTTTCTGGCCCTGGGGCTGGCCCTGGCTACCCCCCTGGAGCCCCTCGAGGAAGCCCGCGGGCACTACGGGGCAGGGCGGATGGAGGCCGTCCTGAGGGCGCTCACCCCTCTCCTCCAGGGGTACGACCCCCCGGAGGAGGCCCTGCTCCTGGCAGGCTTTGCCCATTACCGGCTGGGCCAGTTTCCCCAGGCCCTGGACCTCTTCAGCCGCTTGGTGGGCACCCTGAAGGGGGGTCCGGAGGCCCTCTACGGCTTCGGCCTCACCCTTAGGGCCCTGGGGGACCCGGAAGGGGCCCGGAGCGCCCTGGGCTGGGCCCTGCGGGAGGGGTACCGGGAGGCGGAGGCGGTTCTCAAAACCCTCCCCCCTCCCCCACCCCCCGCCCCCAAGACCCGAAAAACCCCACCCCCCTTCGCCGCCCGGGAGGGGCGCTTCTGGGTGGAGGGGAAGCCCTTCCCGGTGCGGGGGGTGAACCTGGGGGTGGCCCTCCCGGGCCGCTTCCCCGCGGAGTTCCCCGAGGAGGAGGCCCTCTACCGGGCCTGGCTGGAGCTCCTAAGGGCCATGGGGGCCAACAGCGTGCGCACCTACACCCTCCTGCCCCCCGCCTTTTACCGGGCCCTCCTCCACCACAACCTCTTGCACAAGGACCGGCCCCTCTACCTCTTCCAGGGAGTCTGGACGGAGCTTCCCGAGGACGAGGGGTACCCCGATTGGGAAGGCCCCTTCCTGGAGAAGTTCCTCCTGGAGGGGCGGGAGGTCCTGGACGCCCTCCACGGCAACCTCCGCCGCCCTCCCCGCCCGGGGCACGCCCACGGGAACTACACCGCGGACGTCTCCCCCTGGACCCTGGGCCTCCTGGTGGGGCGGGAGTTTGAGCCCTACTCCGTGGAGGCCTACGACGGGCGCCACCCGGGGCGCACCTACCGGGGCAGGTTCCTCGAGGCCGCCCCGGAGGCCAGCCCCTTCGCCGCCTACCTGGCCGAGGTCCTGGACCGCCTGGCCGGGTACGAGTGGGAGGCCTACGGCACCTTTAGGCCCATGGGCTTCGTGAACTGGCCCACCCTGGACCCCTTGCGCTGGGAAAGCGAGGCCAGCTTCCAGGAGGAGTACCTCCTCCGCCGTGCCCGCGGGGAGAGGGTAGAACCGCCCCGGGCTGGGCCCCTGCACGAGGAGGACACCGTCTCCCTGGACCCAACCCACCTGAGGCCCACCCCGGGAAGCCCCCTTACCCTCTTCGCCGCCTACCACGTCTACCCTTACTACCCCGACTTTCTGGTGAACGAGCCTGGCCTGGCCCCAGACCGCTACCGCCGCTACCTGGAACGCCTCGAGGCCCACCACCACCCCATGCCCCTCCTCATCGCCGAGTTCGGCCTGCCCACGAGCCGCGGCATCGCCCACTTCCACCCCGAGGGCCTCCACCACGGGGGCCACTCGGAGGAGGCCCAGGCAGAAAGGGTCATCGCCCTTTGGCAGGACATCTCCGAGCTGGACCTGGCAGGGGGCGTGGTCTTCGCCCTTTTGGACGAGTGGTTCAAGAAGAACTGGCTCTTCGCCCCTTTTGAGGCGGGGGAACGGAACCCCTTCTGGCACAACCTCCTGGACCCCGAGGAGAACTACGGCCTCCTGGCGGCCACCGCCAGGGGAGCCTTCCGGCTGGACGGGAAGGCGGAGGAGTGGGAGGGGGTGCCCTTCCTCCTCCGGGAGGAGGGGCGCTTCCTCAAGACCCACGCCGACCCCGAGTACCTCTGGCTCCTCTACCGGGGGCCCCTCCCCTTGCGCCTCCACCTGGACACCGTCCCCGGGGGGGTACCGGTGGCGGAGGGCTTCGGGGCAGAGTTCTACCTGGAGGTCGGCCCCGAGGGGGGAAGGCTCCTCATCGAGGCGGGCTACTACCCCTTCCGGGAGCTGGACCACGGCCTGCCGGGGACGGAGCACCTGGTCTTCCGCGGGCCCAGCCGGCCGGGGGAGGGCCCCTTCGTCCCCTTCTTCCTGGAGCCCAACCGCCGCCGCACGGGAAGGGACGGGACCGACTACCCCCGGGCGGTCTACGAGCTGGGGAGGCTGCGGGAGGGGCAGGACCCTCCGGGGGCCCGGGACCCCACCGCGGACTACGCCCTCGGGGAGGGGGGGCTTTTGGAGCTAAGGCTCCCCTGGGGCCTGCTCCTGGTGGCCGACCCCAGCAGCCGCCTCGCCTGGTACGCCCCCGAACCGGTCCCCATCGGGGGCATCGGCCTCCTCCTGGAAGGGGCTCCTCCCCTCCGCTTCACCTGGAGCCCCTGGGAGGAGCCCCCCTTCGCCCTCCGGCTCAAGCCCCTCTACTTCCGCCTGCAGAGGCTCTGGGGAGGAGGACCCTGA
- the murJ gene encoding murein biosynthesis integral membrane protein MurJ, protein MLPKVLLVMGGTLASRVLGLLRQAVFNALFPDSLKDAFNVAYRVPNLLRELLAEGAVQNALIPLLKNLPEAEARAFARRFAAFLLGVNLLVLGLGYLLAPFVAALLVAPGSHLREEEAFAQVVYLTRLLLPFLLGISLAALLSALLQAEERFLPYALGPIAFNLAAIGLMALFPGDPTALGLSVALGGLLQALVQLPFLRGFRLEWRWHRAFLPALGRMGPFAFTTSLRQFLNLLLTNLLTRYPPAAVTGFYNAEVVFQMVLGLFATSPAIALFPRMSALKGGELARFLRGPLWRLSLVLALSGGLLLGASPFLVLFLFGLFGPLTPENRTYSALALAALALAVLPWGVNTLLLRGLYALGRVREAVFASAQVFLLNALGYWLLREAGLFLLNLATALAGWLGLFLYLRLLLREGVAFPGLLSLLLRAYLAGLLAAVPGLLLQGQVGPETSWEGLLPLLLAGALGTGLFLLGGWALRLPLRVLLPRASAGGSRGA, encoded by the coding sequence ATGCTCCCTAAGGTCCTCCTGGTCATGGGGGGGACCCTGGCCTCGAGGGTCCTGGGCCTCCTGCGCCAGGCGGTCTTCAACGCCCTTTTCCCCGACTCCCTCAAGGACGCCTTCAACGTGGCCTACCGGGTGCCCAACCTCCTGCGGGAGCTTTTGGCCGAGGGGGCGGTGCAAAACGCCCTCATCCCCCTCCTCAAAAACCTCCCCGAGGCCGAGGCCCGGGCCTTCGCCCGGCGCTTCGCCGCCTTCCTCCTGGGGGTGAACCTCCTGGTCCTGGGCCTGGGCTACCTCCTGGCCCCCTTCGTGGCGGCCCTTCTGGTGGCCCCGGGAAGCCACCTCCGGGAGGAGGAGGCCTTCGCCCAGGTGGTCTACCTCACCCGCCTCCTCCTCCCCTTTCTCCTGGGCATCTCCCTGGCCGCCCTCCTCTCCGCCCTCCTGCAGGCGGAGGAACGCTTCCTGCCCTACGCCCTGGGCCCCATCGCCTTCAACCTGGCGGCCATCGGCCTCATGGCCCTTTTCCCCGGGGACCCCACCGCCCTGGGGCTTTCCGTGGCCCTGGGGGGGCTTTTGCAGGCCCTGGTGCAGCTCCCCTTTCTCCGGGGCTTCCGCCTGGAGTGGCGCTGGCACCGGGCGTTTCTCCCCGCCCTGGGCCGCATGGGGCCCTTCGCCTTCACCACCTCCTTGCGCCAGTTTCTGAACCTGCTCCTGACCAACCTCCTCACCCGCTACCCCCCGGCGGCGGTCACCGGCTTCTACAACGCGGAGGTGGTCTTCCAGATGGTCCTGGGCCTTTTCGCCACCTCCCCGGCCATCGCCCTCTTTCCCCGGATGAGCGCCCTGAAGGGGGGAGAGCTGGCCCGCTTCCTCCGCGGGCCTCTTTGGCGCCTCTCCCTGGTCCTGGCCCTTTCGGGGGGGCTCCTTTTGGGGGCGAGTCCCTTCCTGGTCCTCTTCCTCTTCGGCCTCTTCGGCCCCCTCACCCCTGAGAACCGCACCTACAGCGCCTTGGCCCTGGCCGCCCTGGCCCTGGCGGTGCTGCCCTGGGGGGTGAACACCCTGCTCCTGCGGGGGCTTTACGCCCTGGGCCGGGTGCGCGAGGCGGTCTTCGCCAGCGCCCAGGTCTTCCTCCTCAACGCCCTGGGCTACTGGCTCCTGAGGGAGGCGGGGCTTTTCCTCCTCAACCTGGCCACCGCCCTTGCGGGGTGGCTGGGCCTTTTCCTCTACCTGCGCCTCCTCCTGCGGGAGGGGGTGGCCTTCCCCGGCCTCTTGAGCCTCCTCCTTCGGGCCTACCTGGCGGGGCTTCTGGCGGCAGTGCCCGGGCTGCTCCTCCAGGGGCAGGTGGGGCCGGAGACCTCCTGGGAGGGGCTTTTGCCCCTCCTCCTCGCCGGGGCTCTGGGGACGGGGCTTTTCCTCCTGGGGGGCTGGGCCCTGCGCCTGCCCCTCAGGGTCCTCCTCCCCAGAGCCTCTGCAGGCGGAAGTAGAGGGGCTTGA
- a CDS encoding LCP family protein: MRRLPLLASMVLLGALALWAYPLLGPLLRHGAFPSPWGLREPFTLLVYGSSPEYLGPRQRAPERFRGLADAILLVRLDPGAGRAVVLSIPRDTWVRLPGYGVRRVNAASPLGGPELMKEAVAQITGVRADRYVVVSTEALRRGVDALGGVRVCVERPMRYRDTAAGLDIDLQPGCQVLNGEQAEGYLRFRKDALGDIGRVQRQQAFLHALKEQLLSPSGLFRLPQAVAAVEPHLRTDLIRREKGALLGFALRRPELVSLLLPGRFSGGGWSVDEGALRELVGLYFQGEGTAEEAALSGRRVALVYGPGQESQAERARERLQALGLGVVLHPVDLAPGRTEALENGPGLLARALGEALGVPYRVSGEAVLGADLTLRLGGDFPLW; this comes from the coding sequence GTGCGGCGGCTTCCCCTCCTCGCCTCCATGGTGCTTCTGGGGGCTTTGGCCCTTTGGGCCTACCCCCTTCTGGGGCCTCTGCTGCGCCACGGGGCCTTCCCCAGTCCCTGGGGCCTGCGGGAGCCCTTCACCCTCCTGGTCTACGGCTCGAGCCCCGAGTACCTGGGTCCCCGCCAGCGGGCCCCGGAGCGCTTCCGCGGTCTGGCGGACGCCATCTTGCTGGTGCGGCTGGACCCGGGGGCAGGCCGGGCGGTGGTTCTCTCCATCCCCCGGGACACCTGGGTCCGCCTCCCGGGCTACGGGGTGCGCCGGGTGAACGCGGCGAGCCCCTTGGGGGGGCCGGAACTCATGAAGGAGGCGGTGGCCCAGATCACGGGGGTGCGGGCGGACCGTTACGTGGTGGTGAGCACGGAGGCCCTCCGCCGGGGGGTGGACGCTTTAGGGGGGGTTAGGGTCTGCGTGGAGCGGCCCATGCGCTACCGGGACACCGCCGCGGGCCTGGACATCGATCTGCAGCCAGGGTGCCAGGTGCTAAATGGCGAACAGGCGGAGGGCTACCTGCGCTTCCGCAAGGACGCCCTGGGGGATATCGGCCGGGTGCAGCGGCAGCAGGCCTTCCTCCACGCCCTGAAGGAGCAGCTCCTCTCCCCCTCGGGGCTTTTCCGCCTGCCCCAGGCGGTGGCGGCGGTGGAGCCCCACCTGCGGACCGACCTCATCCGGCGGGAGAAGGGGGCCCTTTTGGGCTTCGCCCTGAGGCGGCCCGAGCTGGTGAGCCTCCTCCTGCCGGGGCGCTTCAGCGGGGGAGGCTGGAGCGTGGACGAGGGGGCTCTTCGGGAGCTGGTGGGCCTCTACTTCCAGGGGGAGGGCACCGCGGAGGAGGCGGCGCTTTCCGGGAGGCGGGTGGCCCTGGTCTACGGCCCAGGGCAAGAGTCCCAGGCGGAGCGGGCCAGGGAGCGGCTGCAGGCCCTGGGCCTAGGGGTGGTCCTCCATCCGGTGGACCTGGCCCCGGGCCGCACCGAGGCGCTGGAAAACGGCCCCGGCCTCCTGGCCCGGGCCTTGGGGGAGGCCCTAGGGGTCCCTTACCGCGTGTCGGGGGAGGCGGTTTTGGGGGCGGACCTCACCTTGCGCCTTGGCGGGGACTTTCCCCTTTGGTAG